From one bacterium genomic stretch:
- a CDS encoding NAD(P)/FAD-dependent oxidoreductase → MKCAKLAGMAHDYDYAIIGAGVVGLAIVAELAPRGSVLVIEKEWKFGQGCSSHNSEVVHAGLYYEPGSLKARLCVAGNRLIRDLAREHGFGYSMVGKYVVATSEQETEYLKWLKENAARNSVTDLRWVELDELREQEPCVRAVSALFSPTTGIVDSHGLMSHFKTQAEHSGADFVFNSRVVGIRSLPSASAGGLGGVGYELSVRDSHGDETSITSRIVINSAGLFADDVAALAGLDVRAHGIELHWAKGFYYSVEGSLGLNIRHLIYPVPDPSMKSLGVHATLDLAGGLRFGPTAFYLEKKNEDYSVSNDNLETVASNIARYVPSVKSDGMNAVMAGIRPKLSAPGDPVRDFYIREESDHGFPGFINLVGIESPGLTAAPAIAKMIGQIL, encoded by the coding sequence TTGAAATGTGCTAAATTGGCGGGCATGGCACATGACTATGACTATGCAATCATCGGAGCCGGAGTGGTCGGCCTCGCCATCGTGGCCGAGCTCGCCCCGCGCGGCTCCGTTCTGGTGATCGAAAAGGAGTGGAAATTCGGTCAGGGCTGTTCCAGCCACAACTCCGAAGTCGTTCACGCCGGACTCTACTACGAACCGGGCTCGCTCAAGGCCCGGCTCTGCGTCGCAGGCAATCGCCTGATCCGCGATCTTGCCCGCGAGCACGGATTCGGCTACTCGATGGTCGGCAAGTACGTGGTGGCAACCAGCGAACAGGAAACCGAATACCTCAAGTGGCTGAAAGAGAATGCCGCTCGAAACAGCGTCACCGACTTGCGCTGGGTCGAGCTTGATGAGCTTCGCGAGCAGGAACCCTGCGTGCGCGCGGTTTCGGCTCTCTTCTCACCCACTACGGGAATCGTGGACAGCCACGGCCTCATGTCTCACTTCAAGACTCAGGCCGAGCATTCCGGAGCCGACTTCGTCTTCAACTCCCGCGTCGTAGGCATAAGAAGTCTCCCCTCCGCTTCAGCGGGGGGGCTGGGGGGGGTCGGCTATGAGCTTTCCGTCCGCGACTCCCACGGCGACGAGACCTCCATCACGTCTCGCATCGTCATCAACAGTGCGGGACTCTTCGCCGATGACGTGGCGGCGCTCGCGGGTCTCGACGTGCGCGCACACGGAATCGAGCTGCACTGGGCTAAGGGATTCTACTACTCGGTCGAGGGCAGTCTCGGTCTGAACATCCGCCATCTCATCTATCCGGTTCCCGATCCAAGCATGAAGTCACTCGGTGTGCATGCGACTCTGGATCTGGCGGGCGGCTTGCGCTTCGGTCCCACGGCCTTCTATCTGGAGAAGAAAAACGAGGACTATTCCGTTTCCAATGATAATCTCGAAACTGTAGCCAGCAACATCGCGCGCTACGTTCCGTCTGTAAAATCCGACGGCATGAACGCGGTCATGGCCGGCATTCGTCCCAAGCTCTCCGCTCCCGGCGATCCCGTCCGCGATTTCTACATCCGCGAGGAGAGCGACCACGGTTTCCCCGGCTTCATCAACCTCGTCGGCATCGAATCCCCCGGCCTCACCGCCGCCCCCGCCATCGCCAAGATGATCGGTCAAATCTTGTAG